Below is a genomic region from Osmia bicornis bicornis chromosome 3, iOsmBic2.1, whole genome shotgun sequence.
ACATGTAAAATAACAATGCCAATTTAGgagaaaacaattaaaataataagtgTAATGGGAATTTAAATGATGTATTATATTCGATTGCTTGGAATTTGATGTTGCGtgaaatgattaataattacaacagAACAGATGATCACAATACAAGCGAACATTGAAAAGTTGATGCTATATGGGTATAAgcataataataaatgtaagtCATTTCTATTGTAACATGAAATGCTatttgaaaaggaaaaaaaaacgtAAGAAACTATTTTAACTATCACCGTATCATGACAATATAAGAAAGTTGATACATGactgattaaaattttttatcgcaattttattacaataagttTCTAAAGAATTATGCATAAagtatatattaaaaattatgtatttaCAATCTTTTTTGAGGTATATACATACTGactgtttttttatttactgcTGAGTAGTTTGTGCTAATTGGCGTAATTGTTTTAATACAGTTTCTAAAAGTTTCTTCTTGTCCCTCTCGCTCTTTTTTAGTACGGAAAATACCGTCTTTTTATCAGATTCTTTTAACCTGTAAGGATTCACGTTAAAATGTGTAAATATCAATACGTAGCATAGTATTATATTAAACAAAACATGATGCATACTTATCTAACAAAAGTACAGCCATATTTGGAGTTaccaaattatatttacttgaTTCATGACCATAATCATGGAAATAAGTAGGCCAGTCCCAACTCATGAATAAGTCTAGTAATTGTCTTAACTGTGCAAAATATTGAAGTAAGGTACCTTCAGGTAAACCGACAACAGGTTCCGAGGCAGcaaattctaaaaaattaaGATATTCTAATTTATGTTCGGATCAATTCAATATTATCAAAAGTATTTTGTAATCGTATATTGTATcttatttatgaataaaaatgaaacacaTACGCTCACATTGTATAGTGTCTAAATTGACTTGTTGAAGAGCACCCATAGATATCTGCTTTACATCTTCGCTAATTAATATACCTAGAATAGCCTTTGCTATATGAGAACAGGCAGATTTACAAGCAACCTGTGCAACTTCTTCCTGAAACGTgcatattcattatttaatcgttacatatttttatcacatatataaatatgttaGTATTTAAAATACATACTGGTAAATTAGTGAAACAAGTAAAAGTACTTTGTAAAAACGCTATGAGATCTGTAATGAATCCAGATGCATGCCCTTGAGGTTCCGCTAAATTCCAAtcataattttctaattccaAGAATTCATCAAGtttgtttttcaatttctcaCAAATCTGTTTCTCGGCATCGTCTCTAGCTACTCTAAACATAGCTGATTCGACACCCATACTACTTAACTGTCCTTCGTGTGGTGttctataaaattttcatattgtATCATACTAATTCCattacttatattttattaaattcttaCCCTGTGATATTAGACACAAATTCTTCTAAATACTTGGTAGATTTTTCAAGGTACcctgtatttattataatttgaacAACTTGTAATAACGCTAATGATGGTTTTCGAAACAAGGATGATAAACATCCGCTAAAAGTTcttgttaataataaatttgtcgATTTACAGATCATTTCATCTATTTCCGTttgtgaaaaatttaaatccTCTGAAAACTTTAAACAAgcataaataaattctttgaCTTGTTGATAAACCTTTGGTACCATGTCtgaaaatggaaattttttaGGAAATTCTGCTCTCTGTAATTCTTCATCGTGATAAGGAAATAAATCAAGGATATTGTCATATTCTTCTTGAGTAGTAACCTGAAAAATACACCGACATGTACACagaatatacaaaatatattaatcttctttaaaaaaaaaaataaagcttACTTGAATTGGTAAGAAACTATCTTCATCTAAAATATCTCTAAATACTTGAACCCAATGTTGCATCAGAACTTCATTATAATGTACGCGAATTTCTTGCAATAAATCCCATAATTGTCCTACAGAATATCCATAATTCTGTTAAAAGAAAagcaataagaaaatattgatgGTACTAACAAGAAATTTACAACGTGACAAATTACTCACACTTAAAGTAGTGTTGAACAACATTATAagattctttattttcaaaatgagaGTTGCATCTGTACAATATGCCTGAGAAAAGAAAGCTGGTTTTGATATATTATTACAACAGTGCTTACTAGTAATTTTACCGATACTTACGGAATGAGTACGTAATGCATTTactatttttaatagtgcCATGGACCATAATTCGTCTAAATAAGAACGAGTGGCTAAACCATTGCcagtatttaaaatatgatcTTCCACTACAAAGAAGCCCACAATTCCTTGTAGATACGTTTGATAGCCAGTTATACTTTCGtgctgaaaaaataataaatttaattgtaaaagtggtttatttaaaaaatgtaaagtgATATTTACCATATTAATAGGAGATTGTAAAACTAATCTTCCTTGTTGCTTTCTCTGTTGCCTGTAGTAAGCTTTAAATGTTTCTCCTTCGCGAAGTACAGTATAAATATGCATACAACGGTAAACTGGACTGAAGTCCATTAAATCTTGGGCACTTAATTCTTCTTCGCATTCATTTGACAAGGAATTTGTTACGTGTggtctctttttctttcggcCAACAATTTCGGCTTCAATAATTAGCTGTTCTTGAGTCTATTATATAATTAAggtaatatattaaaaaataaaagaattatcTTCAAGTGCGATAATCTTACTTACATGTCTCATAGCAACTTCACCAATCTTTGGCGagtattttctaatattttctaaaaagtCTCTTAAATCAGACATGGAAGCATCCTTTATATTTTCACGTAGTCTAAAATCATTCACTTAATGTACCTTAATATGtctttgtaaattattctttaGCTAAAATCTGCTGTAAACATAAATGTTCTTTTATCTTGTGATGTTACTCACTGTGGAATTTGTTGAGTAATTTGCGAAGAAAATCTATAATTTGTTACTTTTGGTAAATCATGATGCTCTAATTGTTCTAATGTCTTTAATGCCGGGTAGTAACGTTTATCTTTCAGTTGTTTTTGTAACTTTGCATAGGCAGCTAAAACAGGAAGACACATGGTAAGGCTATCCACTGCTGCAGCCATGTTACTCTCTACTTTGCGAGCTTTAACAAGTTCCTCTCCTTTCTCTATTACTTTGGTGGCAGTAGCGGTAATACGTTTATCAAGTTCTAATATCTCGGTCTGTAGAGAAGTTACATCTTATCAAATGATGCTTcattttgtataataaatagattataaaatttcaactaaCATTAAGTTGTTGCGCTTGGGAACGAACTTGTAACAATTCTCTGATCGAGTCTATAAAACCCTGATAATGGTGATTACACATTCTTTCAATGTCTTTATCATGGGCTTTGATACGCTCATCCaatttttccataaatttttgatGTTCGTGTCCATCATAAATTGctctaaaaaagaaaagaataatatttataattgtttTAACTGGTATCTCCCTgccaaaaatttatttataatgttaATACCTGAAAACAAGGCCTATACTATTAGTATCTGTGGAttctatttcatataataaatattcgtGTTTTGGTACCATAGTTGA
It encodes:
- the LOC114872472 gene encoding exocyst complex component 6B isoform X1, giving the protein MSRLSINQVDNLLSTMVPKHEYLLYEIESTDTNSIGLVFRAIYDGHEHQKFMEKLDERIKAHDKDIERMCNHHYQGFIDSIRELLQVRSQAQQLNTEILELDKRITATATKVIEKGEELVKARKVESNMAAAVDSLTMCLPVLAAYAKLQKQLKDKRYYPALKTLEQLEHHDLPKVTNYRFSSQITQQIPQLRENIKDASMSDLRDFLENIRKYSPKIGEVAMRHTQEQLIIEAEIVGRKKKRPHVTNSLSNECEEELSAQDLMDFSPVYRCMHIYTVLREGETFKAYYRQQRKQQGRLVLQSPINMHESITGYQTYLQGIVGFFVVEDHILNTGNGLATRSYLDELWSMALLKIVNALRTHSAYCTDATLILKIKNLIMLFNTTLSNYGYSVGQLWDLLQEIRVHYNEVLMQHWVQVFRDILDEDSFLPIQVTTQEEYDNILDLFPYHDEELQRAEFPKKFPFSDMVPKVYQQVKEFIYACLKFSEDLNFSQTEIDEMICKSTNLLLTRTFSGCLSSLFRKPSLALLQVVQIIINTGYLEKSTKYLEEFVSNITGTPHEGQLSSMGVESAMFRVARDDAEKQICEKLKNKLDEFLELENYDWNLAEPQGHASGFITDLIAFLQSTFTCFTNLPEEVAQVACKSACSHIAKAILGILISEDVKQISMGALQQVNLDTIQCEQFAASEPVVGLPEGTLLQYFAQLRQLLDLFMSWDWPTYFHDYGHESSKYNLVTPNMAVLLLDKLKESDKKTVFSVLKKSERDKKKLLETVLKQLRQLAQTTQQ
- the LOC114872472 gene encoding exocyst complex component 6 isoform X2: MQRDDLLIQEIEGIDDYLGPTFRAIYDGHEHQKFMEKLDERIKAHDKDIERMCNHHYQGFIDSIRELLQVRSQAQQLNTEILELDKRITATATKVIEKGEELVKARKVESNMAAAVDSLTMCLPVLAAYAKLQKQLKDKRYYPALKTLEQLEHHDLPKVTNYRFSSQITQQIPQLRENIKDASMSDLRDFLENIRKYSPKIGEVAMRHTQEQLIIEAEIVGRKKKRPHVTNSLSNECEEELSAQDLMDFSPVYRCMHIYTVLREGETFKAYYRQQRKQQGRLVLQSPINMHESITGYQTYLQGIVGFFVVEDHILNTGNGLATRSYLDELWSMALLKIVNALRTHSAYCTDATLILKIKNLIMLFNTTLSNYGYSVGQLWDLLQEIRVHYNEVLMQHWVQVFRDILDEDSFLPIQVTTQEEYDNILDLFPYHDEELQRAEFPKKFPFSDMVPKVYQQVKEFIYACLKFSEDLNFSQTEIDEMICKSTNLLLTRTFSGCLSSLFRKPSLALLQVVQIIINTGYLEKSTKYLEEFVSNITGTPHEGQLSSMGVESAMFRVARDDAEKQICEKLKNKLDEFLELENYDWNLAEPQGHASGFITDLIAFLQSTFTCFTNLPEEVAQVACKSACSHIAKAILGILISEDVKQISMGALQQVNLDTIQCEQFAASEPVVGLPEGTLLQYFAQLRQLLDLFMSWDWPTYFHDYGHESSKYNLVTPNMAVLLLDKLKESDKKTVFSVLKKSERDKKKLLETVLKQLRQLAQTTQQ